In Deinococcus malanensis, one DNA window encodes the following:
- a CDS encoding alpha/beta fold hydrolase: protein MTGGPHDFDDMAYDAFALEGEGQFERLNGADLYFEVTGEGQEGSAPVVYLHGGPGYNSYSFRTLFGERLEGRSMVYLDQRGSGRSGPLEDTEQGADTLDLDTLVADVEALRDHLGVERIVPLGHAFGALVALEYARRHPTRTERVVLVNPWVHFPDLALTLLEEASALRGQDLEDPAEQVRAGTPEGQHPQIGSARVEAAFDLLNARDLLNAMQFRDAATRMRLEFVDAEGQLAGGGEVQEALVNQGLWEFEYAPFLQEIRRPVFLIAGAHDRSSYPTQVQWVADLGGADVTVLDAGHYPWLDDEDAFAEALEESLSR from the coding sequence ATGACTGGCGGCCCTCACGATTTTGACGACATGGCCTATGACGCTTTTGCCCTGGAGGGCGAGGGACAGTTTGAACGGCTCAACGGTGCGGACCTGTACTTCGAGGTCACGGGCGAGGGCCAGGAAGGCAGCGCTCCTGTGGTTTACCTGCATGGTGGACCCGGCTACAACAGCTACTCGTTCCGGACCCTGTTCGGCGAACGCCTTGAAGGCCGCAGCATGGTGTACCTGGACCAGCGCGGCTCCGGGCGCAGCGGCCCTCTGGAAGACACTGAGCAGGGCGCGGACACCCTGGACCTCGATACGCTGGTCGCGGACGTCGAAGCCCTGCGCGACCATCTGGGAGTGGAAAGGATCGTGCCGCTGGGCCACGCTTTCGGTGCCCTGGTGGCCCTGGAATATGCCCGGCGTCATCCCACGCGCACCGAACGGGTCGTGCTGGTCAACCCCTGGGTGCACTTCCCGGACCTGGCCCTGACCCTGCTGGAAGAAGCCAGTGCGCTGCGCGGCCAGGACCTGGAAGATCCCGCCGAACAGGTGCGTGCAGGTACACCCGAAGGCCAGCACCCCCAGATCGGCAGTGCGCGGGTGGAAGCGGCGTTCGACCTGCTCAACGCCCGTGACCTGCTCAACGCCATGCAGTTCCGTGACGCGGCCACCCGCATGCGGCTGGAGTTCGTGGACGCTGAGGGTCAGCTTGCCGGCGGCGGTGAGGTGCAGGAGGCCCTGGTGAATCAGGGTCTGTGGGAATTCGAGTACGCTCCCTTCCTGCAGGAGATCCGTCGGCCGGTCTTTCTGATTGCTGGAGCCCATGACCGCAGCAGCTATCCCACGCAGGTGCAGTGGGTGGCAGACCTGGGCGGGGCCGACGTCACTGTGCTGGACGCCGGCCATTACCCCTGGCTGGATGACGAGGATGCGTTTGCCGAGGCCCTGGAGGAGTCCCTATCACGTTGA
- a CDS encoding MmcQ/YjbR family DNA-binding protein codes for MQSIAELRSACAALPQTQETFPFDASTLVFKVAGKMYALTDIHGDPLTLSLKVRPDRGQELRVTYPSIQPGYHLNKRHWVTLTLDGSVPDMVVTELLAGSYALVVRGLTRAARTDLGL; via the coding sequence ATGCAATCCATCGCCGAACTGCGCTCAGCGTGCGCGGCGCTGCCCCAGACGCAGGAAACATTTCCCTTCGACGCATCCACGCTGGTGTTCAAGGTGGCGGGCAAGATGTATGCCCTGACTGATATTCATGGCGATCCGCTGACCCTGTCCCTGAAGGTGCGGCCTGACCGTGGCCAGGAACTGCGTGTCACCTATCCGTCGATCCAGCCCGGGTACCACCTGAACAAGCGTCACTGGGTAACCCTGACCCTGGATGGATCGGTTCCGGACATGGTCGTGACTGAGCTGCTGGCGGGGAGTTACGCGCTTGTCGTTCGGGGCCTGACCCGTGCTGCCCGCACAGACCTGGGGCTGTGA
- a CDS encoding response regulator transcription factor: protein MDQRILLIEDNPDITRVVQYELEQAGYRVLTAADGITGLTSAREHAPDLVVLDLGLPDFDGAEVARRLRKTSSVPIIILTAMDAVDRKVNLLEAGADDYMTKPFHPEELVARVKVQLRHQQHGEVISIGALEIHPQKRLCHYNGHEVRLSPKEFDLLTFLARQPGRVYSRQEIEREVWNGELPSNSNVVDVHMANMRAKLRDLDGYGIIRTVRGIGYALKTP from the coding sequence ATGGACCAACGCATCCTTCTTATCGAAGACAATCCGGACATCACCCGCGTCGTCCAGTACGAACTGGAGCAGGCCGGCTACCGTGTCCTGACAGCCGCTGACGGCATTACCGGGCTGACGTCGGCCCGCGAGCACGCCCCGGATCTGGTGGTGCTTGACCTTGGCCTGCCAGACTTCGACGGTGCCGAGGTGGCCCGTCGCCTGCGCAAGACCAGCAGCGTGCCGATCATCATCCTGACCGCCATGGACGCGGTGGACCGCAAGGTCAACCTGCTTGAAGCGGGCGCCGACGACTACATGACCAAGCCCTTCCATCCGGAGGAACTGGTCGCTCGGGTCAAGGTGCAGCTTCGTCACCAGCAGCACGGCGAGGTGATCTCGATTGGCGCGCTGGAAATTCATCCCCAGAAACGCCTGTGCCACTACAACGGCCATGAGGTGCGCCTCTCGCCCAAAGAATTCGATCTGCTGACCTTCCTGGCCCGGCAGCCTGGGCGGGTCTACTCGCGCCAGGAAATCGAGCGCGAGGTCTGGAACGGGGAACTGCCCAGCAACAGCAACGTGGTGGACGTGCACATGGCCAACATGCGGGCCAAGCTGCGTGACCTCGACGGCTACGGCATCATCCGAACCGTACGCGGCATCGGGTACGCACTCAAGACGCCCTGA
- a CDS encoding CHAP domain-containing protein codes for MIAPPQVTGPKPKPKPPQPTIEPYKPAVPKKANQQEWRKGFRGKKNGIEFFLNIERKPDGSLHARYWVNPGSPKGWQLIGNVHQDNTFILRGIENSASFSGKFSPNAVSASASFNKGDQAVSSLQLTQAPLRLPNKVRPVSDRQKTDSTLDMDTVLSAVQALAKQLGKPFDKAQACKHVAQIISACSSAGVRDANQLAYVFATAVWESSGFTAFSEKYMPGWTAKEYFEQAYGPNPTRVLPKDAKRLALGFSAAKILETRKRRNLEELGNTEAGDGYKFRGRGYVHLTGRANYAKAQQYAVVPSGIRRNGKIPSLLADPDLAASDSEIAAIILAKGMATGSFTSKSLGDYIDSQKTDFIGARKIINGRDEAARIATGAEAFASALSNGTPDSQDGDPIASPALTEITTAEEQAILKVPAGGYDLEELKKMRAGIVIGSLNGIPAYFNGSDESQTWGNSYSKDGAVYYGFKWQCVEFIRRYTSINTGKYISHRGNASTFYKNSIPDGGNTFDGFIQCRNTDPKTGTKIGSHIKPKPGDIIVFSTNTYGHVAIISEVGNDYIVVAQQNVLTNFKEELPLTKNGNRWIIGGKTQCWLRH; via the coding sequence ATGATCGCTCCACCACAAGTTACCGGTCCCAAACCAAAGCCCAAACCGCCTCAACCAACTATTGAACCTTACAAGCCGGCAGTACCTAAGAAAGCCAATCAGCAGGAATGGCGGAAAGGTTTTCGGGGTAAAAAGAATGGCATAGAATTCTTTTTGAACATTGAACGCAAGCCAGATGGCAGCCTACATGCGCGTTATTGGGTAAATCCTGGCAGCCCAAAGGGCTGGCAACTCATCGGAAACGTACACCAAGATAATACATTTATTCTCAGAGGTATAGAAAACAGCGCTTCTTTCTCGGGGAAATTCTCACCCAATGCAGTATCTGCCTCTGCCAGTTTTAATAAGGGAGACCAGGCTGTTAGTAGTCTGCAACTCACGCAGGCACCGCTCCGCCTTCCCAACAAAGTTAGACCAGTATCCGATCGGCAGAAGACAGATAGTACACTCGATATGGATACGGTCCTTTCAGCAGTGCAGGCTCTTGCCAAGCAGCTAGGTAAACCATTTGATAAAGCACAGGCATGCAAACATGTTGCGCAAATTATTTCAGCTTGCTCGTCGGCCGGCGTCCGAGATGCCAATCAACTGGCATATGTCTTTGCGACGGCCGTCTGGGAGTCCTCCGGGTTCACTGCATTTTCCGAAAAATATATGCCAGGGTGGACAGCAAAGGAGTATTTCGAACAGGCATACGGTCCAAATCCCACTCGCGTTCTGCCTAAGGACGCAAAGCGCCTCGCCTTAGGATTCAGTGCCGCAAAAATATTAGAAACCAGGAAACGCAGGAACCTTGAAGAGTTAGGAAATACGGAAGCTGGTGATGGCTACAAATTTAGAGGTCGAGGCTATGTCCACCTGACTGGACGGGCAAACTATGCCAAAGCGCAGCAGTATGCTGTCGTTCCAAGTGGCATCAGGCGAAATGGCAAGATTCCAAGTTTGTTAGCCGACCCAGACCTTGCCGCCTCAGACAGTGAAATTGCAGCCATTATTCTAGCCAAAGGTATGGCAACTGGCTCTTTCACCAGTAAGTCCCTTGGAGATTATATCGATTCGCAAAAAACAGATTTTATTGGCGCACGAAAGATAATCAACGGTCGAGATGAGGCCGCTCGAATAGCGACCGGTGCGGAAGCATTTGCGTCGGCGTTGAGCAATGGCACACCAGACAGCCAGGACGGCGATCCAATAGCCAGTCCCGCATTGACAGAAATAACGACAGCTGAGGAGCAGGCCATATTAAAAGTCCCAGCGGGAGGCTATGACTTAGAAGAGCTCAAGAAGATGCGCGCCGGCATAGTGATCGGTTCACTTAACGGCATCCCTGCATATTTTAATGGTTCCGATGAAAGCCAGACCTGGGGCAACAGTTACTCTAAGGATGGGGCTGTATATTACGGATTTAAATGGCAGTGTGTAGAATTTATTAGAAGATACACCAGCATAAACACCGGCAAATATATTTCCCACCGTGGTAATGCCTCTACATTCTATAAAAATTCGATCCCCGACGGCGGGAACACCTTTGATGGTTTTATTCAATGTCGGAATACAGATCCGAAGACAGGCACAAAAATAGGCAGCCATATCAAGCCTAAGCCCGGAGATATCATTGTCTTCTCCACAAATACATATGGTCATGTGGCGATCATCTCTGAAGTCGGCAATGATTATATTGTTGTTGCCCAGCAAAATGTGTTGACAAATTTTAAGGAAGAGCTGCCTCTTACGAAAAATGGAAATCGCTGGATCATAGGAGGGAAAACACAATGCTGGCTAAGACATTAA
- a CDS encoding response regulator: protein MPRILVVDDDAAILKLVSVILSRSGHEVRTSSHPVEALDLLKVFTPDLIISDVVMPYMTGLEFLEKVREDEKLSALPFMLLSSHAERGDVRRGMNLGADDYLPKPFTPQELNIAIDARLRRAGLNVQGEDSMQAKGLGTAQVVWKGTPVAWVSRKALELFFYLLEHKEVTSWEAAEALWPEKDEGRASSLFHTTLHRLRKSLSNEAVISANRRYALAPDLNPTYDVQRFELLAQQAEQGSLGLEEMRELVSQYGLFLPGADSPWVDDVRSRLEQKQLSLLSLCAKAATAAGKDRDAAQFHQRALAIDPMSEADWQGLARALATIGDPRARLAAQREAWWAVDLD, encoded by the coding sequence ATGCCGCGCATTCTCGTGGTGGATGACGACGCCGCCATCCTCAAACTCGTCAGCGTGATCCTGTCCCGCTCCGGGCATGAGGTCCGCACCAGCAGCCATCCCGTGGAAGCGCTTGACCTGCTCAAGGTGTTCACGCCTGACCTTATTATCAGTGACGTCGTTATGCCTTATATGACTGGCCTCGAATTTCTGGAGAAGGTGCGCGAAGACGAGAAACTCTCGGCCCTGCCATTCATGCTGCTTTCCAGCCACGCGGAACGGGGCGACGTGCGGCGTGGCATGAACCTGGGTGCAGACGACTACCTGCCCAAGCCTTTTACACCACAGGAACTCAATATTGCCATCGACGCCCGGCTGCGCCGCGCCGGGTTGAACGTGCAGGGTGAAGACAGCATGCAGGCCAAGGGTCTGGGAACCGCCCAGGTGGTCTGGAAGGGCACACCTGTTGCCTGGGTCAGCCGCAAGGCCCTGGAACTGTTCTTCTATCTGCTGGAACACAAGGAAGTCACCAGCTGGGAAGCCGCTGAGGCCCTGTGGCCCGAGAAGGACGAGGGGCGGGCCAGCAGTCTGTTTCATACCACCCTGCACCGCCTGCGCAAGAGCCTGAGCAACGAGGCCGTGATCAGTGCCAACCGCCGCTACGCCCTGGCGCCAGACCTGAATCCCACCTATGACGTCCAGCGTTTTGAACTGCTGGCGCAGCAGGCTGAGCAGGGCAGCCTAGGCCTGGAAGAGATGCGGGAACTGGTCAGCCAGTACGGCCTGTTTCTGCCTGGCGCCGACAGCCCCTGGGTGGACGACGTGCGCTCACGGCTGGAGCAAAAGCAGCTGAGCCTGCTGAGCCTGTGCGCCAAGGCCGCCACAGCAGCAGGTAAGGACCGTGACGCCGCGCAGTTCCATCAGCGTGCCCTGGCCATCGATCCCATGAGCGAAGCTGACTGGCAGGGCCTGGCCCGCGCCCTGGCAACCATTGGAGATCCGCGTGCCCGACTGGCGGCCCAGCGCGAGGCCTGGTGGGCCGTCGATCTGGACTGA
- the alaS gene encoding alanine--tRNA ligase — MTAPLSTSHIREKFLQFFESKGHLRLPSHSTVAPDPTTLFTVAGMQPFKEQFMGAPAVFDGVANKRVTTAQKCVRVPDIENVGRTRRHLTLFEMMGNFSFGDYFKRDAILWAWEFLTGPEWMGMDPDKMYVTIYKDDEEAFGYWTKEVGLDASHIHRFDADENFWPANAPLEGPNGPCGPCSEIYYDRGPKYGDDTWADYAQTRESARFLEVWNLVFPQYDRQDLAADGTPVLKDLPFKNIDTGMGLERVASVVQDVPDFYSNDVFRPIVDRVVELSGKPYEGEVSVSHRVVAEHMRSVCMILADGTALSNTGRGYTLRKILRRASRHAYLLGMREPALYQIAPVVAASMGDAYPELRTEQARVEAAIRAEEERFLKTLEGGIQRLGGLLGGMQQGGTLSGEEAFILYDTYGFPLDLTKEIAEEYGITVDEARYAESLENAQNIARAGSKYGKSELFGGNQEALEGLSATEFVGFDHLEAEGQVLALVGAGERLSHLSAGSEATVVLSRTPFYGEGGGEVGDTGRLEWEGGAGVVRDTRKTPAGVFLHDVLVEQGELTEGVTVRGVVGVERQAIQRHHTATHLLHAALRAVLGSGVRQAGSLVAADRLRFDFSHGAALSTEELSRVETLVSRWISANFPVTWQEMPIAEAKAAGATALFGEKYGEKVRVVSVEGNVEYGGQPVSSKELCGGAHVPRTGDIGAFVLLSDENVAAGVRRIEALAGEAATTWVRERLNGAARVAALLNTSPDGLETRVTGLQAQLKAAEKDVAAVKRQLAEAQMGGGSGSTAQTRELGGFQVAALKLSGIEGNELRGAADKLLDQSGADLVVLASDKGLVVKASKAAVTRGAHAGQLAGKLAAAAGGKGGGRPDMAQAGITDPVAALAALDTAF, encoded by the coding sequence ATGACCGCTCCGCTCAGTACATCCCACATCCGCGAGAAGTTCTTGCAATTCTTCGAGTCCAAGGGGCACCTGCGCCTGCCCTCGCATTCCACAGTTGCTCCGGACCCCACCACGCTGTTTACCGTGGCCGGCATGCAGCCCTTTAAAGAGCAGTTCATGGGTGCGCCGGCGGTATTTGACGGGGTGGCCAACAAGCGTGTCACCACAGCGCAGAAATGTGTGCGTGTACCGGACATCGAAAACGTAGGTCGGACGCGCCGCCACCTGACGCTGTTCGAAATGATGGGCAACTTTTCGTTCGGTGACTATTTCAAGCGGGACGCCATTCTGTGGGCCTGGGAATTTTTGACCGGCCCCGAATGGATGGGTATGGATCCGGACAAGATGTACGTCACCATTTACAAGGACGACGAGGAAGCCTTCGGATACTGGACGAAGGAAGTGGGCCTGGACGCCAGCCATATTCATCGTTTTGACGCCGATGAGAACTTCTGGCCAGCCAACGCTCCACTAGAAGGTCCTAACGGTCCCTGCGGACCGTGCAGCGAAATTTATTACGACCGTGGCCCCAAGTACGGTGACGACACCTGGGCTGACTACGCGCAGACACGCGAAAGTGCTCGCTTTCTGGAAGTCTGGAATCTGGTGTTTCCCCAGTACGATCGGCAGGATCTGGCCGCAGATGGCACCCCGGTCCTGAAAGACCTGCCGTTCAAGAACATCGATACTGGTATGGGTCTGGAGCGCGTGGCCAGCGTGGTTCAGGATGTCCCGGACTTCTACAGCAATGACGTGTTCCGGCCCATCGTGGACAGGGTAGTGGAACTGTCTGGGAAGCCCTACGAGGGAGAGGTCAGTGTTTCTCACCGGGTTGTGGCCGAACACATGCGCAGCGTATGCATGATCCTGGCGGACGGCACGGCCCTTAGCAACACCGGCCGTGGATATACCTTGCGCAAGATTCTGCGCCGTGCGTCGCGACACGCCTACCTCCTGGGCATGCGTGAGCCCGCGCTGTATCAGATCGCGCCGGTTGTGGCAGCCAGCATGGGCGACGCTTACCCCGAGCTTCGCACCGAGCAGGCAAGGGTCGAGGCCGCCATCCGGGCCGAGGAGGAACGTTTCCTGAAAACACTGGAAGGCGGGATTCAGCGTCTTGGCGGCCTGCTGGGTGGCATGCAGCAGGGCGGCACCCTGAGCGGCGAGGAAGCCTTCATCCTGTACGACACCTATGGCTTTCCATTGGACCTGACCAAGGAAATCGCCGAGGAGTACGGCATCACGGTGGATGAGGCCCGATATGCCGAGAGCCTGGAAAACGCCCAGAACATTGCCAGAGCAGGCAGCAAATACGGCAAGTCCGAACTGTTCGGCGGCAACCAGGAAGCCCTGGAGGGCCTGAGCGCCACCGAGTTCGTGGGCTTCGACCACCTGGAAGCGGAAGGGCAGGTCCTGGCCCTAGTGGGAGCGGGCGAGCGACTGAGCCACCTGTCGGCGGGCAGTGAGGCCACCGTGGTGCTGTCGCGCACCCCGTTTTACGGCGAGGGTGGTGGCGAAGTTGGCGACACGGGCCGTCTGGAGTGGGAGGGCGGCGCCGGTGTGGTCCGCGACACCCGCAAGACTCCTGCGGGCGTTTTCCTGCACGACGTTCTGGTCGAGCAGGGCGAACTGACCGAGGGCGTCACCGTGCGCGGTGTGGTGGGGGTGGAGCGGCAGGCCATCCAGCGCCACCACACCGCGACCCACCTGCTGCATGCGGCCCTGCGCGCCGTGCTGGGCTCCGGCGTGCGCCAGGCTGGCTCACTGGTGGCCGCTGACCGCCTGCGCTTCGACTTCTCGCACGGAGCTGCGCTGAGCACTGAGGAGCTGTCCCGCGTGGAAACCCTGGTCAGCCGCTGGATCAGTGCGAACTTCCCGGTGACCTGGCAGGAGATGCCTATTGCCGAGGCAAAAGCGGCCGGCGCCACCGCACTGTTCGGCGAGAAATACGGCGAGAAGGTACGGGTCGTCTCGGTGGAAGGCAATGTCGAATATGGCGGGCAGCCGGTCAGCAGCAAGGAACTCTGCGGCGGGGCGCATGTCCCCCGGACGGGGGACATTGGCGCCTTTGTCCTGCTGAGCGATGAGAATGTGGCAGCTGGTGTGCGCCGGATCGAGGCTCTGGCCGGTGAAGCCGCAACGACCTGGGTGCGCGAGCGTCTGAACGGAGCAGCCCGGGTCGCCGCCCTGCTGAACACCTCGCCTGATGGCCTTGAGACCCGTGTCACCGGGCTGCAGGCTCAGCTCAAGGCTGCCGAGAAGGACGTCGCTGCCGTCAAACGTCAGCTGGCTGAGGCTCAGATGGGAGGGGGCAGCGGCAGCACAGCCCAGACCCGTGAACTGGGCGGCTTCCAGGTTGCCGCCCTGAAACTCAGTGGCATCGAGGGCAACGAACTGCGCGGCGCCGCCGACAAGCTGCTGGACCAGAGCGGAGCCGATCTGGTGGTGCTGGCCTCGGACAAGGGCCTGGTGGTCAAGGCCAGCAAGGCCGCCGTGACCCGTGGCGCGCACGCCGGACAGCTGGCAGGCAAGCTGGCTGCCGCCGCTGGAGGTAAGGGAGGCGGCCGGCCTGACATGGCGCAGGCGGGCATCACGGACCCGGTGGCTGCCCTGGCTGCACTCGACACGGCTTTCTGA
- a CDS encoding amidohydrolase, whose translation MSEPLTILHTRTLTLDDARPEVQAVLVGAGRVLATGSREELRALAPGAAVQDHRDLLLTPGLADAHIHLVSYGFSLSQLGLHGVQSLQEVLARVGARAAALPASSWIRGGGFLMAELGMTEYPTAAMLDEVSPHHPVLLYSRDLHMAWANTAALRAAGVGESTPDPEGGRVVRPLGTLLETAIELVARALPAPSEAEYLAAAKAGADDLAARGYVSAHTMGFEAPQAPRALQTLAARGELPLRVWACLPHERLGPARDLGLALNPGGLFQWGGVKFFADGALGSRTAWLHAPGFADGSGTGIPLDPPELIRERGLEAIALGLTPVTHAIGDRANTEVLNVYDDLRAAAHSRGVRLRIEHTQHLRDEDISRFRGLTASVQPIHLLADAPMIRDLMPHLEARSYAFRSLQEAGAILAFGSDAPVAPPVPQANFAAAVTRTGDDGRPLAPSEAMTELEVLRAHTRGPALAAGWDDEGIIRPGARAAFTLWDRLGGQAQALVL comes from the coding sequence ATGAGCGAGCCGTTGACGATTCTTCACACCCGTACCCTGACGCTCGACGATGCCCGGCCCGAAGTTCAGGCAGTGCTGGTTGGCGCTGGACGTGTTCTGGCCACCGGTTCGCGTGAGGAGCTGCGTGCTCTGGCCCCAGGCGCAGCGGTGCAGGACCACCGCGACCTGCTGCTGACCCCTGGGCTTGCCGATGCCCATATTCACCTTGTCTCGTACGGCTTTTCGCTCTCGCAACTGGGGCTGCACGGAGTTCAGAGCCTGCAGGAAGTGCTCGCTCGTGTCGGGGCTCGTGCTGCTGCGTTGCCGGCCAGCAGCTGGATTCGGGGAGGCGGCTTTCTGATGGCCGAACTCGGCATGACTGAATACCCCACGGCCGCCATGCTTGACGAGGTCAGCCCACATCATCCGGTGCTGCTGTACTCGCGGGATCTGCATATGGCCTGGGCGAACACGGCGGCGCTGCGTGCTGCCGGCGTAGGGGAGAGCACCCCCGACCCCGAAGGCGGCCGGGTCGTGCGTCCGCTGGGAACCCTGCTGGAAACCGCGATCGAGTTGGTGGCGCGCGCTCTTCCTGCCCCCAGCGAGGCAGAATATCTGGCCGCCGCGAAAGCAGGGGCCGATGATCTGGCCGCTCGCGGATACGTCAGTGCACACACTATGGGGTTCGAGGCGCCCCAGGCCCCCCGGGCCCTGCAGACCCTGGCGGCGCGGGGCGAATTGCCACTGCGTGTGTGGGCCTGTCTGCCCCATGAACGGTTGGGGCCTGCCCGTGATCTGGGCCTGGCCCTGAATCCGGGTGGTCTGTTTCAGTGGGGCGGCGTGAAATTCTTCGCCGACGGTGCGCTGGGCAGCCGCACGGCGTGGCTGCACGCTCCTGGCTTTGCCGATGGGTCGGGCACGGGAATTCCGCTGGACCCGCCCGAACTGATCCGTGAGCGGGGCCTGGAAGCCATCGCGCTGGGCCTGACCCCGGTCACCCACGCCATTGGAGACCGGGCCAACACCGAAGTCCTGAATGTGTACGACGACCTGCGCGCCGCTGCCCACTCGCGTGGGGTCCGGCTGCGGATCGAGCACACCCAGCACCTGCGGGACGAGGATATTTCACGCTTCCGGGGCCTCACCGCCAGCGTCCAGCCCATTCACCTGCTGGCCGACGCGCCCATGATCCGGGACCTGATGCCGCATCTGGAGGCCAGAAGTTATGCGTTTCGTTCCCTGCAGGAAGCAGGAGCCATCCTGGCCTTCGGCAGCGACGCGCCGGTTGCTCCGCCTGTTCCTCAGGCCAACTTCGCGGCGGCGGTAACGCGTACAGGCGACGACGGCCGGCCTCTGGCCCCCTCGGAAGCCATGACCGAGCTGGAAGTATTGAGGGCGCATACACGCGGTCCCGCGCTGGCCGCCGGCTGGGACGATGAGGGCATCATCCGGCCCGGGGCACGCGCCGCGTTTACCCTGTGGGACCGGCTGGGCGGACAGGCACAGGCGCTGGTGCTGTAG
- a CDS encoding sugar phosphate nucleotidyltransferase: MKGLILAAGRGSRLLPISATRPKHALPIAGVPIIRRAVRALHEAGIQDIGIVTSRSSETDLRDATQGGGHLTFILQPEALGTGDAVLCARDFLDGQPTLLYLGDNLFEDSLRPVALGLPGTDAVIGVKQVANPQAYGVAVVDKGQLRRLVEKPRQPESNLAACGVFAFQPQVLDHLAELAPSERGEIEFPQALTSVLAAGGRVRAVEFKGFWSDAGAPADLLTANAHFLSRLPSRVDGRVQGTTVSGTVVVEAGAVVEDCTLRGPVWIGPHATVRGSTLGPHVSVGPHARVSGATVSASLIDEFAHILHPSRPLRNAVVGRHAVISAPSDAGLQLVIGDRSVVRL; the protein is encoded by the coding sequence ATGAAAGGTCTGATTCTGGCCGCGGGTCGCGGCAGCCGTCTTCTTCCCATCAGCGCCACCCGGCCCAAACATGCGCTACCTATTGCGGGCGTGCCGATCATCCGGCGCGCGGTGCGGGCGCTGCATGAGGCTGGTATTCAGGACATCGGCATCGTGACCAGCCGCTCGAGTGAGACGGACCTGCGCGACGCCACCCAGGGCGGCGGACACCTGACCTTCATTCTCCAGCCCGAAGCCCTGGGGACCGGAGACGCGGTGCTGTGCGCGCGTGATTTCCTTGACGGGCAGCCCACGCTGCTGTACCTGGGCGACAACCTGTTTGAGGACTCGCTGCGGCCGGTCGCGCTGGGCCTGCCCGGCACAGACGCCGTGATCGGGGTCAAACAGGTGGCCAATCCCCAGGCTTACGGTGTGGCTGTGGTGGACAAGGGCCAGCTGAGGAGGCTGGTGGAAAAGCCGCGCCAGCCGGAAAGCAACCTGGCGGCCTGCGGGGTGTTCGCCTTCCAGCCGCAGGTGCTTGACCATCTGGCAGAACTGGCGCCCAGTGAACGCGGTGAAATCGAGTTCCCACAGGCCCTGACCTCGGTTCTGGCCGCTGGGGGGCGCGTCCGGGCGGTGGAATTCAAGGGCTTCTGGTCGGATGCCGGAGCCCCGGCAGACCTGCTGACCGCCAATGCCCACTTTCTGTCGCGCCTGCCGTCACGGGTGGACGGCCGTGTTCAGGGCACCACAGTGTCCGGCACGGTCGTGGTGGAAGCCGGCGCGGTGGTCGAGGACTGTACCCTGCGCGGCCCGGTGTGGATCGGTCCACACGCGACCGTGCGGGGCAGCACGCTGGGGCCGCACGTCAGCGTGGGTCCCCACGCCCGCGTCAGTGGGGCAACCGTCAGTGCCTCGCTGATTGACGAGTTCGCGCATATCCTGCATCCGTCGCGGCCGCTGCGCAATGCGGTCGTTGGCCGGCACGCGGTCATCAGCGCCCCCAGCGACGCCGGCCTGCAACTTGTGATCGGCGACCGCAGCGTCGTGCGGCTGTAG
- a CDS encoding YebC/PmpR family DNA-binding transcriptional regulator, which produces MAGHSKWSQIKRKKGANDKRRSAMYSKHIRAIQAAVRSGGSGDPGGNLSLKNAIAAAKADTVPVDNIDNAIKRAVGAGEGAADYKDVTYEGYGPGGTAIFIETLTDNVNRTVADIRAVFNKRGGSLGTNGSVAWQFEKKGVILLTDRSEQAQEVAIEHGAEDIQESEEGLEISTPPTELYAVQDALTSAGFGIESGQITMVPSNTVAIAGDDAKKLMVLLEALEDLDDVQNVYSNADLPDEE; this is translated from the coding sequence ATGGCCGGTCACAGCAAATGGTCGCAGATCAAACGCAAAAAAGGTGCCAACGACAAGAGACGCAGCGCGATGTACTCGAAGCACATCCGCGCCATTCAGGCCGCTGTCCGTTCGGGCGGCAGCGGTGACCCGGGCGGAAACCTCAGCCTGAAAAATGCCATTGCCGCGGCCAAAGCCGACACCGTGCCGGTGGACAACATCGACAATGCCATCAAACGTGCAGTGGGTGCGGGTGAGGGCGCCGCCGACTACAAGGACGTGACGTACGAGGGCTATGGCCCCGGCGGCACGGCCATCTTCATCGAGACACTGACCGACAATGTCAACCGCACCGTGGCCGATATCCGCGCCGTATTCAACAAGCGCGGCGGCTCGCTGGGCACCAACGGCAGCGTCGCCTGGCAGTTCGAGAAAAAAGGCGTGATCCTGCTGACCGACCGCAGCGAACAGGCCCAGGAAGTGGCCATCGAGCACGGCGCGGAAGACATCCAGGAATCCGAGGAAGGCCTGGAAATCAGCACTCCGCCCACCGAACTGTACGCCGTGCAGGACGCCCTGACCAGCGCCGGCTTCGGCATTGAAAGTGGGCAGATCACCATGGTTCCCAGCAATACCGTGGCCATCGCCGGCGACGACGCTAAAAAGCTGATGGTGCTGCTAGAGGCACTTGAAGACCTGGACGACGTCCAGAACGTGTACAGCAACGCCGACCTGCCTGACGAGGAGTAA